In Mongoliitalea daihaiensis, one DNA window encodes the following:
- a CDS encoding DUF4293 domain-containing protein produces the protein MIQRIQTVFLFLVAISMILVVVFPLWQQVNIAQTELASMDAWKFTVKVIETEEQLQTKSTFYIGILALIVAGLAIFSALQFKNRSKQMLLNMINSLLMAVMLGLVVYTTYSFNTEFNPQANGAFVLGFWAIIGGMIMNLLANRFIRKDEMLVRSVDRIR, from the coding sequence ATGATACAAAGAATTCAAACAGTTTTCCTGTTTTTGGTAGCAATTTCCATGATTTTGGTTGTTGTATTTCCATTATGGCAACAGGTTAACATTGCTCAAACGGAATTAGCATCCATGGATGCGTGGAAGTTTACTGTTAAGGTAATAGAAACAGAAGAACAACTGCAGACGAAGAGTACATTTTACATTGGTATTTTGGCTTTGATAGTTGCTGGATTAGCCATTTTCAGTGCACTACAATTTAAAAATAGAAGCAAGCAAATGTTGCTCAATATGATTAATTCTTTGTTGATGGCGGTGATGCTGGGACTAGTCGTGTATACAACTTACTCGTTTAATACTGAGTTTAACCCGCAAGCAAATGGCGCGTTTGTTTTAGGTTTTTGGGCAATTATCGGGGGGATGATTATGAACTTATTAGCCAATCGATTTATCAGGAAAGATGAAATGCTTGTTCGATCTGTGGATCGAATCCGATAA
- the truA gene encoding tRNA pseudouridine(38-40) synthase TruA — protein sequence MHRYFIELSYDGKHYHGWQLQNNALTVQEVLEKGLSTLLKRDISIMGSGRTDTGVHATQQFAQFDSPILLDKLEFLKKINGILPPTIAIHDLRLVKKDAHARFHAISRSYIYKITLEKNPFYKDSHWLYYKALDVEKMNAAATILKEYKDFESFSKVHTDVHTFLCQLFEAKWEQNGYELLFNISANRFLRGMVRAIVGTLVEVGTGKVSLEEFRNIIEAKNRKKAKAAAPAQGLYLCRVQYPESIFI from the coding sequence ATGCATCGATACTTTATTGAATTGTCATATGATGGTAAGCATTACCACGGATGGCAGCTTCAAAACAATGCTTTGACAGTACAGGAGGTCTTAGAAAAAGGCCTCAGCACATTACTGAAAAGAGACATCAGCATCATGGGTAGTGGGAGAACGGATACAGGAGTCCATGCTACGCAACAATTTGCACAGTTTGATAGCCCCATCTTATTGGATAAATTAGAATTTCTCAAAAAGATCAATGGTATCCTTCCTCCCACCATCGCTATTCATGACCTGCGTCTTGTAAAAAAGGATGCACATGCCCGCTTCCATGCAATATCCAGGAGCTACATTTATAAAATAACCCTAGAAAAAAATCCTTTTTACAAGGATTCTCATTGGCTGTATTACAAAGCCTTGGACGTAGAAAAAATGAATGCTGCAGCTACGATTTTAAAGGAATACAAAGATTTTGAATCCTTTAGTAAGGTACATACAGATGTTCATACTTTTTTATGTCAACTATTTGAAGCCAAATGGGAACAAAATGGGTACGAATTGTTATTTAACATATCAGCTAATAGGTTTTTGAGAGGGATGGTCCGTGCAATTGTAGGGACCTTGGTAGAAGTTGGGACTGGTAAAGTCAGTCTGGAAGAATTCAGAAATATTATTGAAGCAAAAAACAGGAAAAAAGCCAAGGCTGCGGCACCTGCCCAAGGCTTATATCTTTGCAGGGTGCAATACCCTGAGTCCATTTTCATTTAA
- a CDS encoding Txe/YoeB family addiction module toxin has product MKYIFVDESWEDYLYWQKTDKNKLKKINELLKDIARNPFDGLGKPEPLKHKYAGFWSRRIDSEHRLIYQYREGEILIAKCRFHYD; this is encoded by the coding sequence ATGAAGTATATTTTTGTCGATGAGTCTTGGGAAGATTATTTGTACTGGCAAAAAACCGACAAGAATAAGCTCAAGAAGATCAATGAACTTTTAAAAGATATTGCTAGAAATCCTTTTGATGGGCTTGGAAAACCTGAGCCTTTGAAACATAAATATGCCGGATTTTGGTCAAGACGGATTGATAGTGAACATAGACTTATTTATCAATATCGAGAGGGAGAGATTTTGATTGCTAAATGCAGGTTTCATTATGACTAG
- a CDS encoding type II toxin-antitoxin system Phd/YefM family antitoxin, whose translation MLITTVSDFRKDMKAYLDRVAKNFETLIINRGKDSGIVVMSLEEYNSLMATNHELSSRKNELRLDSAIEKLKKGETFSNDLIEVK comes from the coding sequence ATGCTAATAACGACTGTCTCAGATTTCCGAAAGGATATGAAGGCTTACTTGGATAGAGTAGCAAAGAACTTTGAAACTTTGATTATAAATCGAGGTAAAGATTCAGGGATTGTAGTCATGTCATTGGAAGAGTACAATTCACTTATGGCTACTAATCACGAATTATCATCTCGAAAGAATGAATTAAGGTTAGATTCTGCGATTGAAAAATTGAAAAAAGGAGAAACTTTCAGTAATGACTTAATTGAAGTTAAATGA
- a CDS encoding winged helix-turn-helix domain-containing protein: MTANPTTMYDKAFENIIRLRIMSVLMVNESYDFNAFKELLEVTDGNLASHLRYLEKQAYILVEKSFVGRKPQTSYRASSAGEEAFRKHLSYLEALINENKS, encoded by the coding sequence ATGACCGCTAATCCTACGACTATGTATGACAAAGCATTTGAAAATATTATACGGCTTCGCATCATGTCAGTATTGATGGTAAATGAATCTTATGACTTCAACGCATTCAAGGAACTATTGGAGGTAACCGATGGAAATCTGGCCTCACACCTGAGATACTTGGAGAAGCAAGCATACATCCTCGTTGAAAAGTCCTTCGTGGGACGGAAACCACAGACCTCTTACAGGGCAAGTTCAGCTGGTGAAGAAGCTTTTCGCAAGCATTTGAGCTATTTGGAGGCGCTGATCAATGAAAATAAATCCTAG
- a CDS encoding ABC transporter ATP-binding protein codes for MNTYLRILSYAKPYRRYFPIYIVYTLLAIIFGLLNFTLLKPLFDVIFEQVEPASMERFLDKPSFSLSLDYFIHLFNYHFLQTAETSGKFGTLVYVCIIIVISVFLSNLFTYLSGVVLAEVRAEVIKKMRMGIFTQVTQMHIGFFSNERKGDLMSKITNDIQEVENMIVQSLKVVFKEPATIILYFSVLFMMSVKLTIFTILVIPISGAIIGGITKRLRKKAIESQESLGRIVNILDETIGGMRVIKAFGAQKYIQGKFDKETSFYSDVNVSMAKKNELASPISQFLGVSVVAGILVYGGSLVLSNTSELNASDFITYIIIFTQVLNPAKEISKAASSIQRGLASAVRIFEVVDTPSAIQNSKSPQIITDFHESLQFQKVSFKYEKEEVLSDINFTLSKGKTIALVGPSGGGKSTIADLVPRFYDPSNGTITLDGVPLQQIDIDYLRKLMGIVTQESILFNDTVFNNIAFGLEGISREKVIEAAQIANAHEFIVHLENGYETNIGERGSKLSGGQRQRLSIARAVLKNPPILILDEATSALDSNSEKLVQEALTKLMANRTTLVIAHRLSTIQHADEILVIQQGRIVQRGTHEQLSQTEGLYQQLSNIQSV; via the coding sequence ATGAATACTTACCTCAGGATTTTATCCTATGCTAAGCCTTACAGAAGATATTTCCCCATTTACATAGTCTACACCCTGCTCGCCATCATATTTGGCTTGTTGAATTTCACTTTGCTCAAGCCACTCTTTGATGTGATTTTTGAACAAGTGGAACCTGCATCCATGGAGCGGTTTTTGGACAAACCTAGTTTTAGTTTATCCCTGGACTACTTTATCCACCTATTCAACTACCATTTTTTACAAACTGCCGAAACTTCAGGCAAGTTTGGAACCTTGGTGTACGTCTGTATCATCATTGTGATATCGGTTTTCTTATCTAATCTTTTCACCTATTTGTCAGGGGTAGTCTTGGCGGAAGTCAGGGCGGAGGTCATCAAAAAAATGCGGATGGGCATTTTCACCCAAGTTACGCAGATGCATATTGGCTTTTTCTCCAACGAACGTAAGGGAGATTTGATGTCCAAAATCACCAATGACATTCAAGAGGTAGAGAATATGATTGTGCAGTCATTGAAAGTGGTATTCAAAGAGCCAGCTACCATCATTCTTTACTTCTCTGTACTTTTTATGATGTCGGTCAAACTGACCATCTTTACCATCTTAGTCATCCCGATCTCGGGAGCCATCATTGGAGGTATTACCAAGCGACTTCGCAAAAAAGCCATCGAAAGTCAAGAGTCCCTCGGTAGGATTGTCAATATTCTCGATGAGACCATCGGTGGTATGCGGGTCATCAAAGCCTTTGGTGCCCAGAAATATATTCAAGGAAAATTTGATAAGGAAACTAGTTTCTACTCCGATGTCAATGTTTCCATGGCTAAGAAAAACGAATTGGCCTCCCCTATTTCCCAATTTTTGGGAGTATCTGTGGTAGCCGGGATATTGGTGTATGGGGGTAGTTTGGTACTATCCAATACTTCTGAACTGAATGCTTCCGATTTTATCACCTACATTATCATCTTCACCCAGGTATTGAATCCTGCCAAGGAAATCTCCAAAGCTGCGTCTAGCATTCAGCGAGGATTGGCTTCAGCTGTTCGGATTTTTGAAGTGGTAGATACCCCAAGTGCTATTCAAAATAGCAAAAGTCCACAAATAATTACCGACTTCCATGAGTCTTTACAATTCCAAAAAGTAAGCTTCAAATACGAAAAAGAGGAAGTCCTTTCCGACATCAATTTTACGTTGAGCAAAGGAAAAACCATTGCCTTGGTAGGTCCTTCGGGAGGGGGAAAATCTACCATAGCAGATTTAGTACCACGATTCTATGACCCAAGTAATGGAACGATAACGCTAGATGGTGTTCCCTTACAGCAAATTGACATTGACTATCTCAGGAAACTAATGGGAATAGTTACCCAAGAATCTATTTTATTCAATGACACCGTGTTCAACAACATTGCATTTGGCCTTGAGGGGATCTCTCGAGAAAAAGTCATAGAAGCTGCACAAATTGCCAATGCACATGAGTTTATTGTGCACTTAGAAAATGGCTACGAGACCAACATCGGTGAACGGGGCAGCAAACTCTCCGGCGGTCAACGGCAGCGATTGAGTATTGCACGGGCGGTATTAAAAAACCCACCCATATTAATCTTGGATGAAGCCACGTCCGCTTTGGATTCTAATTCAGAAAAATTAGTCCAGGAGGCATTGACCAAACTTATGGCCAATCGAACTACCTTAGTTATTGCGCATCGATTGAGCACGATCCAACATGCAGATGAGATTTTAGTGATTCAACAGGGACGGATTGTCCAACGAGGCACCCATGAACAATTATCACAAACAGAAGGACTATACCAGCAACTTTCGAATATCCAATCAGTTTAG
- a CDS encoding trans-sulfuration enzyme family protein, with product MNIETIAIHAGNIVTDSHQPAVMPITLSTTFLHQEESLIYSRANNPNRMALEQVLRQLEYGKDAAAFSSGNAAGMAVFQSLEPGSHVIAPDDMYHGLRNQLIHLFRGVLSVSFVDMANLDAVAAAFRQETALVWIETPSNPLLKIASIQSIAQLAKGHACRVVCDNTFATPVFQNPLTLGADIVMHSTTKYLGGHSDILGGALVTKEQDEFWTKVRMVQHTGGAVPSPFDCYYLCRSIKTLPYRMKGHAANGRAIAAFLDQHPQVEQVYFPGLASHVGNDIAAAQMKDFGGMLSFLISGDASTADNFISKLRYFTNATSLGGVESLIERRAASEGPDTQTPENLIRVSVGLESLEDLIKDLSQAF from the coding sequence ATGAATATCGAAACCATAGCCATCCATGCAGGAAATATCGTGACAGATAGCCATCAGCCTGCCGTCATGCCGATTACCTTATCCACCACTTTTCTGCATCAAGAGGAATCCTTGATATATTCAAGAGCCAATAATCCCAACAGGATGGCTCTGGAACAGGTATTGAGGCAACTTGAGTATGGGAAAGATGCTGCTGCTTTTTCTTCAGGGAATGCCGCAGGAATGGCTGTGTTTCAATCATTGGAACCGGGTTCACATGTGATTGCTCCAGATGACATGTACCATGGATTGAGAAATCAGCTGATTCATTTATTCAGAGGGGTATTATCTGTATCCTTTGTGGATATGGCAAATCTTGATGCGGTGGCAGCTGCATTTAGGCAAGAAACAGCATTGGTATGGATAGAAACCCCTTCCAACCCTCTCTTAAAGATTGCATCTATTCAGAGCATTGCCCAACTGGCAAAGGGACATGCATGCAGAGTTGTATGTGACAATACCTTTGCTACGCCGGTTTTTCAAAATCCCTTGACCTTGGGGGCCGATATCGTTATGCACTCCACGACCAAGTATTTGGGAGGGCATTCGGATATTTTGGGAGGTGCATTAGTGACAAAAGAGCAGGATGAATTTTGGACCAAAGTCCGAATGGTTCAGCATACAGGCGGGGCTGTTCCATCTCCTTTTGATTGCTATTATTTATGTAGAAGTATCAAAACTTTACCCTATCGAATGAAAGGCCATGCCGCCAATGGGCGAGCAATTGCTGCATTTCTTGATCAACACCCCCAAGTTGAACAAGTGTATTTTCCGGGCTTGGCCTCGCATGTAGGAAATGATATTGCTGCTGCTCAAATGAAGGACTTTGGTGGGATGCTGTCATTTTTGATTTCTGGCGACGCAAGTACTGCAGATAATTTTATTTCCAAGTTACGCTACTTTACCAATGCTACCAGCTTGGGCGGAGTAGAAAGTCTAATTGAACGCAGGGCTGCTTCGGAAGGTCCTGATACGCAAACACCAGAGAACTTAATACGTGTATCTGTGGGATTGGAATCTTTAGAGGATTTGATTAAAGATTTGAGTCAAGCCTTTTAA
- a CDS encoding ABC transporter ATP-binding protein has translation MSLEKENVKSGEIIDTDVLKKLYRFVHPYKTQFYILVFLTIGLAVLAPTRPYFIQVAIDDYVAVGDSGGLVRIIYLLIGLLILQAIVQFAHTYLSGWIGQVIIKDIRIKLYRHLLKMRLKFFDNTPIGRLVTRNISDIETLADVFSEGLAAIIGDLLQLITILAVMFYIDWRLTLVSLCTLPLLIISTYIFKEKIKVAFNEVRNAVSNLNSFLQEHITGMNIVQIFNREQREYEKFKEINREHRKAHVKSVLYYSIYFPVAEIIQAIGIGLVVWYGATGVFDADIKVGVLISFIMYLQLFFRPIRMIADRYNTLQLGVVSSSRIFKLLESEEQIPNEGIHKPEKIKGDIQVEHVWFAYNDEEWVLKNINFEVKHGETVALVGATGAGKSSIINLISRFYEINKGSIKIDTKDIREFELNTLRKHIGVVLQDVFLFSDTIYYNITLGNPDISREDVMKAAELVGAKKFIERLPGGLDYNVMERGATLSVGQRQLISFVRAMVYNPEIIILDEATSSVDTETEEMIQNAIDTMMKGRTSIVIAHRLSTIQKAHKIIVLHQGEIKEVGTHESLLQQGGYYAQLHQMQLKSMAI, from the coding sequence TTGAGCCTCGAAAAAGAGAATGTCAAAAGTGGTGAGATCATAGACACCGACGTTTTAAAAAAGCTATATCGCTTTGTACATCCGTACAAAACGCAGTTTTATATATTGGTATTCCTGACCATAGGCCTGGCAGTTTTAGCACCTACAAGACCTTATTTTATACAAGTTGCCATTGATGATTATGTGGCCGTAGGGGATAGTGGAGGATTGGTTCGAATCATTTACTTATTGATAGGCCTTTTGATTTTACAAGCGATTGTTCAGTTTGCACACACCTACCTTTCCGGCTGGATCGGGCAAGTGATTATCAAAGACATTCGAATCAAACTCTATAGGCATTTGTTAAAAATGCGCTTGAAATTTTTTGATAACACACCAATTGGACGTCTGGTCACAAGAAATATTTCAGACATCGAAACACTGGCTGATGTTTTTTCGGAGGGTTTAGCGGCTATCATTGGGGATCTACTTCAGTTGATTACTATTCTAGCAGTCATGTTTTACATAGACTGGAGACTTACGCTGGTATCATTGTGTACTCTTCCCCTCTTAATTATTTCCACCTACATTTTCAAAGAAAAAATCAAAGTTGCTTTCAATGAGGTTCGGAATGCTGTCTCCAACCTCAATTCATTTTTGCAAGAGCATATCACGGGAATGAACATCGTACAGATATTCAATCGGGAGCAGCGGGAATATGAGAAATTTAAAGAAATCAACAGAGAGCATAGAAAAGCCCACGTAAAGTCTGTATTGTATTATTCTATTTATTTTCCAGTGGCAGAAATCATACAAGCAATTGGCATAGGCCTCGTAGTTTGGTACGGTGCCACCGGTGTATTTGATGCAGATATCAAAGTCGGTGTATTGATTTCTTTCATCATGTACCTGCAGCTGTTTTTCCGACCCATCCGAATGATTGCCGATCGATACAATACGCTCCAGCTTGGGGTAGTAAGTTCATCAAGAATCTTCAAACTGCTAGAAAGTGAAGAGCAAATCCCCAATGAAGGAATCCATAAGCCCGAAAAAATCAAAGGAGATATTCAGGTAGAGCATGTGTGGTTTGCTTACAATGACGAAGAGTGGGTATTAAAAAACATCAATTTTGAGGTCAAGCACGGGGAAACCGTAGCGCTTGTAGGTGCAACAGGTGCTGGTAAATCGAGTATCATTAATTTGATCAGCCGATTTTATGAAATCAACAAAGGATCAATTAAAATTGATACGAAAGATATCCGTGAGTTCGAGTTAAACACGCTACGGAAGCATATAGGTGTCGTGCTTCAGGACGTATTTTTATTTTCTGACACCATCTATTACAATATTACGTTGGGTAATCCTGATATCTCCCGAGAAGATGTCATGAAGGCCGCTGAACTCGTGGGTGCAAAAAAATTCATTGAGCGATTGCCTGGCGGATTGGATTACAATGTCATGGAGCGAGGGGCTACCCTTTCTGTTGGACAGCGTCAATTAATCTCCTTTGTACGAGCCATGGTATATAATCCTGAGATCATCATCTTGGATGAAGCCACTTCTTCCGTGGATACTGAAACTGAAGAAATGATTCAAAATGCTATAGATACTATGATGAAAGGACGAACTTCCATTGTCATTGCGCATAGACTTTCAACCATTCAAAAAGCGCATAAAATTATTGTTTTGCATCAAGGTGAAATCAAGGAAGTTGGTACCCACGAATCACTACTTCAGCAAGGAGGCTATTATGCACAATTGCACCAAATGCAGCTAAAATCTATGGCGATTTAG
- a CDS encoding type B 50S ribosomal protein L31 — MKKDIHPNYRPVVFYDTSSEYKFITQSTIETSETIVWEDGQEYPVYKIEVSSNSHPFYTGKKMILDTAGRVEKFNRRYSKK, encoded by the coding sequence ATGAAAAAAGACATTCATCCTAACTACAGACCAGTCGTATTCTACGATACCTCTAGCGAATATAAGTTTATCACGCAGTCTACTATAGAGACTAGCGAAACAATCGTTTGGGAAGATGGTCAAGAATATCCAGTGTACAAAATCGAGGTTTCTTCTAACTCTCACCCATTCTACACTGGTAAAAAGATGATTTTGGACACCGCTGGTCGTGTGGAAAAATTCAACAGAAGATACTCCAAGAAATAA
- a CDS encoding GlmU family protein: MENFVLFDDPAIRGSLLPFTFTRPVAEIRVGILKISEKWQRYLGGNISYLTQEYLQTKFPLVGAQEWWINGALCPDDRLVAAIRQLKTGEVLMHQQLILAAKTSPQEFFSIEQAKNLQVRVYEESIVLVQKNWHIFQYNGAQIRQDFTLLTKGRTSAPIEDTHTIVYHPQNIFIEEGAQVKAAVLNAESGPIYIGKNSEIQEGSLIRGPFALCEGSTVNMGAKLRGDTTVGPFSKVGGEVSNSVIFGYSNKGHEGFLGNSVIGEWCNLGADTNTSNLKNNYAPIKVWDYTKGGFTNTGLQFCGLMLGDHSKTGINTMLNTGTVVGVGALIFGDGFPRNFIPSFSWGGAAGFTTFQFRKFEETAQAVMKRRSLDFDVIEKEILLKVFELTKHYRIWDKEG; the protein is encoded by the coding sequence ATGGAGAACTTTGTCTTATTTGACGACCCAGCGATTCGAGGGTCCTTGCTGCCATTTACTTTTACACGTCCAGTGGCAGAAATCCGTGTTGGGATTTTGAAAATTTCCGAAAAGTGGCAGCGCTACTTGGGAGGGAATATCAGCTATCTTACCCAAGAGTATTTGCAGACCAAATTTCCGTTAGTAGGGGCTCAGGAGTGGTGGATCAATGGTGCTTTGTGTCCGGATGATAGGTTGGTGGCTGCCATTCGGCAACTAAAAACTGGTGAGGTTTTGATGCATCAACAACTGATTTTGGCGGCTAAAACTAGCCCACAAGAGTTTTTCTCTATTGAGCAAGCAAAAAATCTTCAGGTACGCGTATATGAAGAATCCATTGTGCTTGTGCAGAAAAATTGGCATATTTTCCAATACAATGGTGCTCAAATCAGACAAGATTTTACCTTGCTAACGAAGGGGCGTACTTCTGCCCCAATCGAAGATACACATACCATTGTCTATCATCCTCAAAATATTTTTATTGAAGAGGGAGCACAGGTAAAAGCTGCTGTGCTCAATGCAGAATCCGGACCTATTTACATTGGTAAGAATTCGGAAATTCAGGAAGGATCTCTTATCCGAGGACCCTTTGCCCTTTGTGAAGGGAGTACTGTTAATATGGGGGCCAAATTGAGAGGTGACACTACGGTTGGTCCATTTTCCAAAGTAGGAGGCGAAGTATCCAATTCGGTGATTTTCGGATATAGCAATAAGGGACACGAAGGGTTTTTGGGCAACTCGGTGATTGGTGAATGGTGTAACCTTGGCGCAGATACCAATACGTCTAATTTAAAAAATAACTATGCGCCAATAAAAGTCTGGGACTATACCAAGGGAGGTTTTACCAATACAGGCTTACAGTTTTGCGGTTTAATGTTAGGCGACCACTCCAAAACAGGTATCAACACGATGTTGAATACGGGTACTGTTGTAGGCGTTGGGGCTTTAATTTTTGGGGATGGCTTTCCAAGGAATTTTATTCCTTCCTTTTCTTGGGGAGGGGCAGCAGGTTTTACCACCTTTCAATTCAGAAAGTTTGAGGAAACTGCCCAGGCAGTCATGAAAAGAAGAAGTTTGGACTTTGATGTCATTGAAAAAGAAATCCTGCTGAAAGTTTTCGAATTGACCAAACATTACCGTATTTGGGATAAAGAAGGCTGA
- a CDS encoding YifB family Mg chelatase-like AAA ATPase encodes MNSKAMVAKTFGSAVSGVDAKLITIEVNVGQGTGFFMVGLPDSAVKESQQRVESALKYFGYRMPRQKMVVNLAPADIRKEGSSYDLPIALGILKASEQVTFPELEQYVIMGELSLDGILRPVKGVLPIAIEARKRGFKGFILPEENASEASIVNNLDIIGVQNLREAIDFLEGQLEITPLVTDTRDIFYNSLERYEFDFADVQGQENIKRAMEIAAAGGHNVIMIGPPGAGKTMLAKRLPSILPPLSLQEALETTKIHSVAGKLGKHASLIAQRPFRSPHHTISDVALVGGGGNPQPGEISLSHNGVLFLDELPEFKRTVLEVMRQPLEERKVTISRAKVSVDYPANFMLIASMNPCPCGYYNHPEKECVCGPGIVQRYLNKVSGPLLDRIDLHVEVTPVKFDEMTSTRKTEASNNIRERVVKGREIQQERFKENPEIFCNAMMPSHMVKEVCQINEAGKVLLKTAMERLGLSARAYDRILKVSRTIADLAGSEAIKVEHLAEAIQYRSLDREGWAG; translated from the coding sequence ATCAATTCAAAAGCTATGGTCGCAAAAACTTTTGGAAGTGCTGTATCAGGTGTAGATGCCAAACTCATCACTATAGAGGTGAATGTGGGGCAGGGAACAGGTTTTTTTATGGTTGGCCTCCCCGATAGTGCCGTCAAGGAGAGTCAACAGCGGGTGGAATCCGCCTTGAAGTATTTTGGGTATCGAATGCCAAGACAAAAGATGGTAGTCAATTTAGCCCCCGCTGATATCCGAAAGGAAGGTTCTTCCTACGATTTGCCCATAGCGCTCGGGATTTTAAAAGCTTCCGAACAAGTTACCTTTCCTGAATTGGAACAGTATGTCATCATGGGTGAGCTTTCCTTGGATGGGATTTTGAGACCTGTCAAAGGGGTACTTCCTATAGCCATTGAAGCAAGGAAACGTGGTTTTAAAGGCTTTATCTTGCCAGAGGAAAATGCATCTGAAGCTTCCATTGTGAATAATTTGGATATTATCGGTGTACAAAATTTGCGGGAAGCCATCGATTTTCTGGAAGGGCAATTAGAGATCACTCCATTAGTCACTGATACCAGAGATATTTTTTACAATTCGCTCGAACGATATGAATTTGACTTTGCTGATGTACAGGGTCAAGAAAACATCAAGCGAGCCATGGAAATAGCAGCAGCGGGTGGGCATAACGTGATTATGATTGGGCCTCCTGGAGCTGGTAAAACCATGTTGGCTAAGCGATTACCTTCCATCTTACCCCCACTTTCCTTACAAGAGGCATTGGAAACCACCAAAATTCATTCTGTGGCAGGAAAGTTGGGAAAGCATGCATCTTTGATCGCGCAAAGGCCCTTTAGAAGTCCTCATCATACGATTAGTGACGTCGCTTTGGTTGGAGGGGGAGGAAATCCCCAGCCAGGTGAAATATCCCTATCACATAATGGAGTCTTGTTTTTGGATGAATTGCCTGAATTCAAACGCACGGTACTAGAGGTCATGCGTCAACCTCTGGAAGAACGAAAAGTAACCATCTCCCGAGCCAAGGTGTCGGTAGATTACCCCGCCAACTTTATGCTGATAGCAAGCATGAACCCCTGCCCCTGCGGCTACTACAACCACCCTGAAAAAGAATGTGTTTGCGGACCTGGCATTGTACAGCGTTACCTCAACAAAGTAAGCGGTCCATTGTTGGATCGGATTGACTTACACGTAGAGGTGACACCGGTAAAATTTGATGAAATGACCTCCACGCGCAAAACAGAAGCGAGCAACAACATCCGCGAGCGTGTAGTAAAGGGTCGGGAAATTCAGCAAGAGCGGTTCAAGGAAAATCCAGAAATTTTCTGTAATGCCATGATGCCCTCACACATGGTCAAAGAAGTATGTCAAATCAATGAGGCAGGGAAAGTACTCCTCAAGACAGCTATGGAACGTTTGGGGCTTTCAGCTAGAGCTTATGATAGGATACTAAAAGTGTCTCGGACAATTGCTGATTTGGCAGGCTCAGAAGCTATTAAAGTAGAGCATTTGGCAGAAGCTATTCAATATAGAAGTTTGGACAGAGAAGGCTGGGCGGGATAA